A region of Mesorhizobium sp. M3A.F.Ca.ET.080.04.2.1 DNA encodes the following proteins:
- a CDS encoding LysE family translocator yields MSLSAFLALLVYAFVTSITPGPNNLMLLASGVNFGLVRTVPHMLGISIGFLLLLLAVGFGLGAVLTAFPALHTALKVAGAAYLLYLAWKIAWSRSLDGSGGANSRPMRFIDAAAFQWVNPKAWVMAVTAMAVYTNPDHPFVSVVLISAAFAIVNFPSVSVWAGFGTALRGFLSDPTRLKWFNIAMGLLLAATLWPMLR; encoded by the coding sequence ATGTCACTTAGCGCATTCCTTGCCCTGCTGGTCTATGCCTTTGTGACATCAATCACACCGGGGCCGAACAACCTCATGTTGCTGGCATCAGGAGTCAATTTCGGCCTCGTCAGGACGGTTCCACACATGCTGGGCATCAGCATCGGCTTTCTGTTGCTGCTGCTGGCAGTGGGCTTCGGACTCGGTGCGGTGCTGACTGCGTTTCCGGCGCTGCACACCGCGCTCAAGGTCGCTGGCGCCGCTTACCTGCTTTACCTGGCCTGGAAGATCGCCTGGTCGCGCTCCTTGGACGGCAGTGGCGGGGCGAATTCGCGCCCCATGCGCTTCATCGATGCCGCCGCCTTCCAGTGGGTCAACCCCAAGGCATGGGTGATGGCCGTTACGGCCATGGCCGTCTATACCAACCCCGATCACCCGTTCGTCTCCGTGGTGCTGATCTCGGCCGCTTTCGCCATCGTCAACTTCCCCAGCGTTTCCGTCTGGGCAGGCTTCGGCACGGCGCTGCGCGGGTTCCTGTCGGATCCGACGCGGCTGAAATGGTTCAACATCGCCATGGGCTTACTGCTCGCGGCGACGCTGTGGCCAATGCTTCGCTAG
- a CDS encoding efflux RND transporter periplasmic adaptor subunit, with translation MRGKIAFAVVAVACLAGAGLYLSPTARDKAQHLISGQPAAATDKPAKVSEKAGGNGARSASIVAATATTADFPIRRYAIGFVSSPAVVNINARVSSQIMSIAVKDGQMVKAGDLLFSLDDRALKAQLAKDQAALVKDQAMLVSATADLQRAKDLVAKQAGTQQTYDQALAAQKAAAATIDADKATIDSDTVQLGYATISAPISGRLGAVNVSVGDLVTTSNGNSTATPLVTITQMDPLQVNFTLPESNLALLHKALAHPQEGGVTLTKDGDPTPIGKGTLDFVDSSVDTASGTIATRASIPNPGLSLWPGQYVNVVLDAGTMPQMTSVPTVAVQPSQKGPFVYVVKPDNTVEMRPVQVALTEGQNSAISQGLKNGERVVVEGQTRLKDGAAVHEGKAASNDTGQAAPKLAEADKGGEARP, from the coding sequence ATGCGCGGAAAAATTGCCTTTGCAGTGGTTGCGGTGGCCTGCCTTGCGGGAGCCGGTCTGTATCTTTCGCCCACGGCGCGGGACAAAGCCCAGCACTTGATCTCAGGCCAACCGGCCGCCGCGACGGACAAGCCGGCCAAGGTGTCCGAGAAGGCCGGCGGAAACGGCGCGCGCTCCGCGTCGATCGTTGCCGCCACGGCTACGACGGCGGACTTCCCCATCCGCCGCTACGCGATCGGTTTTGTCTCGTCGCCCGCCGTGGTCAACATAAATGCCCGTGTCTCCAGCCAGATCATGTCGATTGCGGTCAAGGACGGCCAGATGGTCAAGGCCGGCGATCTTCTATTCTCGCTCGACGACCGCGCGTTGAAGGCGCAACTGGCCAAAGACCAGGCGGCGCTGGTCAAGGACCAGGCAATGCTGGTCAGCGCTACGGCGGATCTGCAGCGCGCCAAGGACCTCGTCGCCAAGCAGGCCGGTACGCAGCAGACCTACGATCAGGCATTGGCGGCGCAAAAGGCCGCGGCCGCGACGATCGATGCCGACAAGGCGACGATCGATTCGGACACCGTGCAGTTGGGCTATGCGACGATCTCGGCACCGATTTCGGGCAGGCTCGGCGCCGTCAACGTCTCCGTCGGCGACCTCGTCACCACCAGCAACGGCAACAGCACGGCAACGCCGCTCGTCACCATCACGCAAATGGACCCGCTGCAGGTGAACTTCACCCTGCCCGAAAGCAATCTTGCGTTGTTGCACAAGGCGCTCGCTCACCCGCAGGAGGGCGGCGTGACGCTGACCAAGGACGGCGATCCGACGCCGATCGGCAAGGGCACGCTCGATTTCGTCGATTCCAGCGTCGACACCGCTTCCGGCACCATCGCGACCAGGGCCAGCATTCCCAATCCCGGCCTTTCGTTGTGGCCGGGCCAGTATGTCAATGTCGTGCTCGACGCCGGCACGATGCCGCAAATGACGTCGGTTCCGACGGTCGCGGTGCAGCCCAGCCAGAAGGGGCCGTTCGTCTATGTGGTCAAGCCGGACAACACGGTCGAGATGCGGCCGGTCCAGGTGGCGCTGACGGAAGGTCAAAACAGCGCCATCAGCCAGGGGCTGAAGAACGGTGAAAGGGTCGTCGTCGAGGGCCAAACAAGGTTGAAGGACGGCGCCGCCGTGCATGAGGGCAAAGCGGCGAGCAACGATACCGGCCAGGCCGCTCCCAAGCTCGCGGAAGCCGACAAGGGCGGCGAGGCGCGGCCATGA
- a CDS encoding efflux RND transporter permease subunit, which translates to MISEFCIRRPVATLLMSFALVLGGIFAYKFLPVAALPSAEFPVVNVSAQLPGASPETMATSVATPLIKQFATIAGIDSISTTNSLGQTSIAIQFVLNRDIDAAAADVQAAIARTQKSLPPEMTAPPSYRKVNPADAPILLMSLVSDTVPLTDLDAFAENVISPSLSTIDGVAQVSIFGQQKYAVRIQIDPTALAARGISIDQLQTAIASANSNTPVGVLQNDKQQLTITANTQLDNAAQFSNIIIATKNGHPVRLGEVTRVVDSVQTTTTASWYDGTRAIILAVQRQPDANTVDVVDKVKAMLPSFQEQMPAAASIKLLNDRSTSIRQAVDDVQFTLLLTIALVVMVIFVFLRRVTATIIPAVAVPISLIATLGAMFLFGFSVDNISLMGLTLAVGLVVDDAIVMLENIFRHMEEDGLSAFDAALKGAREIGFTIISISISLVAVFIPVLLMGGVIGRIFNEFAVVVTVAILASMFVSLTLTPMLCSRLLSVTKADREAHGDGHRHDLFTRAYDWVLSFCLRHTFLVFLLFIGTAAASVWVIQVSPKGFFPQEDIGQISVTTIARQDISFDAMAKLQGQVANVFSHSPYVAHVAYSAGSGNNALNQGQLYVQLKDKDQRPDIEKVLSDLRRQLSNVAGIETYMQPVQNLRLGSRSSASAYQLVVQGLDNGATDVWAQKLNDAMAADHKYFTDVTSDLQNNALQATLVVDRDKAATLGVDTDTLRSSLYGGFGTAQVSTIFGSADSYEVIMELDPRIEWSPERMLAIQVRTASGSLVPLGSFARVDRTAGALTVNQLGQLPAVTISYNLPQGVALGDSVARIDQLKEQIGMPRSIGTSFAGTAKTFQDSLANQGLLIGGAILTIYIVLGMLYESFIHPLTILTGLPSAVLGAVVALRFAGMDLSVIAVIGILMLIGIVKKNGIMMVDVALELRREGMSAVDSIHKACLMRFRPIMMTTLAALMGTFPIALGTGASAELRQPLGVAVVGGLLASQALTLFVTPVIYVYFERFSGWLLSFSSRKSRPALHAVENGEQPSLFDQEDDRVVELQKAAAE; encoded by the coding sequence ATGATCTCCGAATTCTGTATTCGCAGGCCCGTCGCCACCCTGCTGATGTCCTTCGCGCTCGTGCTGGGCGGCATCTTCGCCTACAAGTTCCTGCCGGTGGCTGCGCTGCCGAGCGCCGAGTTTCCGGTGGTCAACGTCTCGGCCCAGTTGCCCGGCGCCTCACCGGAGACGATGGCGACATCCGTGGCGACGCCGCTGATCAAGCAGTTCGCCACGATCGCCGGCATCGACTCGATCTCGACCACCAACTCGCTCGGCCAGACCTCGATCGCCATTCAATTCGTGCTCAATCGCGACATCGACGCCGCGGCGGCCGATGTCCAGGCGGCGATCGCGCGCACCCAGAAATCGCTGCCGCCGGAGATGACGGCGCCGCCGAGCTATCGCAAGGTCAATCCGGCCGACGCGCCGATCCTTCTGATGTCGCTGGTCAGCGACACGGTGCCGCTAACCGATCTCGATGCCTTCGCCGAAAACGTAATCTCGCCGTCACTGTCGACGATCGACGGCGTGGCGCAGGTCTCGATTTTCGGTCAGCAGAAATATGCAGTGCGCATCCAGATCGATCCAACCGCGCTTGCCGCGCGCGGCATCTCGATCGACCAATTGCAGACGGCGATCGCTTCGGCCAACAGCAACACACCGGTCGGAGTGCTGCAGAATGACAAGCAGCAGCTGACCATCACCGCCAACACGCAGCTCGACAACGCGGCGCAATTCTCCAACATCATCATCGCCACGAAGAACGGACATCCCGTGCGGCTCGGCGAGGTGACCCGCGTCGTCGATTCGGTTCAGACCACCACCACGGCGAGCTGGTATGACGGCACGCGCGCGATCATCCTTGCGGTGCAGCGACAGCCCGACGCAAACACCGTCGACGTCGTCGACAAGGTCAAGGCGATGCTGCCGTCCTTCCAGGAGCAGATGCCTGCCGCCGCCAGCATCAAACTGCTCAACGACCGCTCCACATCGATCCGCCAAGCCGTCGACGACGTGCAGTTCACGCTGCTCTTGACCATCGCCCTCGTGGTGATGGTGATCTTCGTGTTCCTGCGCCGCGTGACGGCAACCATCATCCCGGCCGTGGCGGTGCCGATCTCGCTGATCGCTACGCTCGGGGCCATGTTCCTGTTCGGCTTCTCCGTCGACAACATTTCGCTGATGGGGCTGACGCTGGCGGTCGGCCTCGTCGTCGACGACGCCATCGTGATGCTGGAAAACATCTTCCGGCACATGGAGGAGGATGGGCTGTCGGCATTCGATGCCGCGCTGAAGGGCGCGCGCGAGATCGGCTTCACCATCATCTCGATTTCGATCTCGCTGGTGGCGGTGTTCATCCCCGTGCTTCTGATGGGCGGCGTGATCGGCCGCATCTTCAACGAATTCGCGGTGGTCGTCACCGTGGCAATCCTGGCGTCGATGTTCGTCTCGCTGACGCTGACGCCGATGCTGTGCTCGCGGCTGCTGTCGGTCACCAAGGCCGATCGCGAGGCGCATGGCGACGGTCACAGGCATGACCTTTTCACGCGCGCCTACGACTGGGTTCTCAGCTTCTGCCTGCGTCATACCTTCCTGGTATTCCTCCTCTTCATCGGAACCGCGGCGGCATCGGTCTGGGTGATCCAGGTCTCGCCGAAAGGCTTCTTCCCGCAAGAGGACATCGGCCAGATCTCGGTGACCACCATCGCGCGCCAGGACATTTCCTTCGACGCCATGGCGAAGCTGCAGGGGCAGGTGGCGAACGTCTTCTCGCACTCGCCCTACGTGGCGCATGTCGCCTATTCGGCCGGCAGCGGCAACAATGCGCTCAATCAAGGCCAGCTTTACGTGCAGCTCAAGGACAAGGACCAGAGACCCGACATCGAGAAGGTGCTCTCCGATCTGAGGCGGCAGCTGTCCAACGTGGCGGGCATCGAAACCTATATGCAGCCGGTGCAGAACCTGAGGCTCGGCTCGCGGTCTTCCGCCAGCGCCTATCAGCTGGTCGTCCAAGGGCTCGACAACGGGGCGACCGATGTCTGGGCGCAGAAGCTGAACGACGCCATGGCCGCCGACCATAAATACTTCACCGACGTCACCAGCGATCTGCAGAACAACGCGCTGCAGGCGACGCTGGTCGTCGATCGCGACAAGGCGGCAACGCTGGGCGTCGACACCGACACGCTGCGCTCGAGCCTCTATGGAGGGTTCGGCACCGCCCAGGTCTCGACGATCTTCGGCTCGGCCGACAGCTATGAAGTGATCATGGAGCTCGACCCCAGGATCGAATGGTCGCCGGAGCGCATGCTCGCCATCCAGGTCAGGACCGCGAGCGGCAGCCTGGTTCCGCTCGGCAGTTTCGCACGCGTCGACCGCACCGCAGGTGCGCTGACCGTCAACCAGCTCGGCCAGCTTCCGGCGGTGACGATCTCCTACAACCTGCCGCAAGGCGTGGCGCTCGGCGACAGCGTGGCCCGCATCGACCAATTGAAGGAGCAGATCGGCATGCCGAGGTCGATCGGCACCAGCTTCGCCGGCACCGCCAAGACGTTCCAGGATTCGCTCGCCAACCAGGGCCTGCTGATCGGCGGCGCGATCCTGACCATCTACATCGTGCTCGGCATGCTCTATGAGAGCTTCATCCACCCGCTCACCATCCTCACCGGGCTGCCGTCGGCGGTGCTTGGCGCGGTGGTGGCGCTGCGCTTTGCCGGCATGGACCTTTCCGTCATCGCGGTCATCGGCATCCTGATGCTGATCGGCATCGTCAAGAAGAACGGCATCATGATGGTCGACGTGGCGCTGGAACTCAGGCGCGAGGGCATGTCGGCGGTAGATTCCATCCATAAGGCCTGCCTGATGCGTTTCCGGCCGATCATGATGACGACGCTGGCGGCGCTGATGGGCACCTTCCCGATCGCGCTCGGCACCGGCGCCAGCGCCGAGTTGCGCCAGCCGCTCGGTGTGGCGGTCGTCGGGGGTCTTCTCGCCTCGCAGGCGCTGACCCTGTTCGTGACGCCGGTGATCTATGTCTATTTCGAGCGTTTCTCCGGCTGGCTGCTCAGCTTCTCCTCGAGGAAAAGCCGCCCGGCGCTGCACGCCGTCGAGAACGGCGAGCAGCCCTCGCTGTTCGACCAGGAGGACGATCGCGTGGTCGAACTGCAAAAGGCGGCGGCCGAGTAG
- a CDS encoding nitrile hydratase accessory protein, whose translation MSRHDADLPTGFDDPVFAEPWQAQAFAMTVALHDRGLFSWSEWAQALSAEVKKPGAAGDGHDYYEHWLAALERLLSAKGVAGKGEVDVLAAAWERAAHATPHGKPILLENDPGLGR comes from the coding sequence TTGAGCCGGCATGACGCCGACCTGCCGACGGGTTTCGACGATCCAGTTTTCGCGGAGCCGTGGCAGGCGCAGGCCTTTGCCATGACCGTGGCCCTGCACGATAGGGGCCTGTTCTCGTGGAGCGAGTGGGCGCAGGCCCTGTCCGCCGAGGTGAAGAAGCCCGGCGCCGCAGGAGACGGCCATGATTACTATGAGCATTGGCTGGCAGCGCTGGAAAGGCTGCTCTCGGCCAAGGGCGTCGCCGGCAAGGGCGAGGTCGACGTACTTGCAGCGGCCTGGGAACGTGCCGCGCACGCCACGCCGCACGGCAAGCCGATCCTGCTGGAGAATGATCCGGGGCTGGGCAGGTAG
- a CDS encoding ATP-dependent RecD-like DNA helicase produces the protein MEFSPQQDEALKAVGRWLKEGRPQIFRLFGYAGTGKTTLARYFAEHVDGQVQFAAFTGKAAQVLRSKGAINARTIHSLIYRPRGEESVADEVTGKTSIAPTFALNRQSPIARAKLVVIDECSMVDEQLGRDLMSFGTPILVLGDPAQLPPISGGGFFTEHEPDVLLTEIHRQARDNPIIRLALDVREGREFMHGDYGTAQVIGREGVNQELVMKADQVLVGTNRTRRRYNQRLRELKGFNADYPQAGDKLVCLRNDPAKGLLNGSLWKVMTSSRETVKPGINLLVSPEEDDPDRGVAKIKLLKAAFEDPDAEIPWQQKKRFDDFDYGYALTVHKAQGSQWNNVVLFDESWAFKETRQRWLYTAITRAAERLTVVR, from the coding sequence ATGGAGTTCTCTCCCCAACAGGACGAAGCTTTGAAGGCGGTCGGCCGCTGGCTGAAGGAGGGCCGGCCGCAGATCTTTCGCCTGTTCGGCTATGCCGGCACAGGCAAGACGACGCTGGCGCGCTATTTCGCCGAGCATGTCGACGGGCAGGTGCAGTTCGCCGCCTTCACCGGCAAGGCAGCGCAGGTGCTGCGCTCCAAGGGCGCAATCAACGCCCGCACCATCCATTCGCTGATCTACAGGCCCAGGGGCGAGGAATCGGTCGCGGACGAGGTGACCGGCAAGACGTCGATCGCGCCGACCTTCGCGCTCAACCGGCAGAGCCCGATCGCTCGCGCCAAGCTGGTCGTCATCGACGAATGCTCGATGGTCGACGAGCAGCTCGGCCGCGACCTGATGAGCTTCGGCACGCCGATCCTGGTGCTGGGCGATCCAGCCCAACTGCCGCCAATCTCTGGCGGCGGCTTCTTCACCGAACACGAGCCGGACGTGCTGCTGACGGAAATCCATCGCCAGGCGCGCGACAATCCGATCATCCGCCTCGCCCTCGACGTCCGCGAGGGCCGCGAGTTCATGCATGGCGACTATGGCACGGCGCAGGTGATCGGCAGGGAAGGCGTCAACCAGGAGCTTGTGATGAAGGCCGACCAGGTGCTGGTCGGCACCAACCGCACGCGGCGGCGCTACAACCAGCGGCTGCGCGAACTCAAAGGGTTCAATGCCGACTATCCGCAGGCCGGCGACAAGCTGGTTTGCCTGCGCAACGACCCGGCCAAGGGGCTGCTCAACGGCTCGCTGTGGAAAGTGATGACCTCGTCGCGCGAGACGGTAAAGCCCGGCATCAACCTGCTGGTCTCGCCGGAAGAGGACGATCCCGACCGCGGCGTCGCGAAGATCAAGCTGCTCAAGGCGGCATTCGAAGATCCCGACGCCGAAATCCCCTGGCAGCAGAAAAAGCGGTTCGACGATTTCGATTACGGCTACGCGCTGACCGTCCACAAGGCGCAGGGCTCACAGTGGAACAACGTCGTGCTGTTCGACGAAAGCTGGGCGTTCAAGGAAACCAGGCAGCGCTGGCTCTACACTGCAATCACGCGTGCCGCCGAGCGGCTGACTGTCGTGCGTTGA
- the nthA gene encoding nitrile hydratase subunit alpha, protein MAHDHDHDNELDPFAARVRALETILTEKGLIDPAAIDAIVDTYETKIGPRNGARVVAKAWTDPDYAEWLKRDATAAIASLGFTGRQGEHMQAVFNTEETHNLVVCTLCSCYPWSVLGLPPVWYKAPPYRSRAVIDPRGVLAEFGLTLPQDKKIRVWDSTAELRYLVVPMRPKGTDGWSAERLAELVSRDAMIGTALAKEPQ, encoded by the coding sequence ATGGCCCATGATCATGATCACGACAATGAGCTCGATCCGTTCGCCGCGCGTGTGCGCGCGCTGGAGACGATCCTGACCGAGAAGGGTCTGATCGATCCGGCGGCCATCGACGCCATCGTCGACACATACGAAACGAAGATCGGTCCCCGCAACGGTGCCAGAGTGGTGGCGAAGGCCTGGACCGATCCGGACTACGCCGAATGGCTGAAACGCGACGCCACGGCGGCGATAGCCTCTCTCGGCTTCACCGGCCGTCAGGGCGAGCATATGCAGGCCGTGTTCAACACCGAGGAGACGCACAACCTCGTCGTCTGCACGCTGTGCTCCTGCTATCCGTGGTCGGTGCTCGGCCTGCCGCCGGTCTGGTACAAGGCGCCGCCCTACCGGTCGCGAGCGGTGATCGATCCGCGCGGCGTGCTGGCGGAGTTCGGACTGACTTTGCCGCAGGACAAGAAGATCCGCGTCTGGGATTCAACGGCCGAGCTTCGCTACCTTGTGGTGCCGATGCGGCCGAAGGGGACCGACGGCTGGAGCGCGGAGCGGCTGGCCGAGCTTGTGAGCCGCGATGCGATGATCGGCACCGCGCTGGCCAAAGAGCCGCAATAG
- a CDS encoding STAS/SEC14 domain-containing protein yields the protein MNFLESVPAIRRIETNRDALFAIDVVGDVSPADAENLFGLLQAAYALHPRVDVLVRLTDQESVDWANISQETLKQGVADALEHVVRCAAVGEPDWASLARGFLPKTLPFEFRRFDAEDEEAAWRWLGARPASQ from the coding sequence GTGAATTTCCTCGAATCCGTGCCGGCGATACGCCGCATCGAGACCAATCGCGACGCGCTCTTTGCCATTGACGTGGTCGGCGATGTTTCGCCTGCCGACGCCGAGAACCTTTTCGGGCTGCTCCAGGCGGCCTATGCCCTCCACCCCAGGGTCGACGTGCTGGTGCGGCTGACCGACCAGGAAAGCGTCGATTGGGCGAACATTTCGCAGGAAACGCTCAAGCAGGGTGTGGCCGACGCCCTGGAACACGTCGTCCGCTGCGCGGCCGTCGGCGAACCCGACTGGGCATCCCTCGCCAGGGGCTTCCTCCCGAAGACTTTGCCTTTCGAATTCAGGCGTTTCGACGCTGAGGATGAAGAAGCCGCCTGGCGATGGCTGGGTGCCAGGCCGGCATCACAATGA
- the nthB gene encoding nitrile hydratase subunit beta: MNGPQDLGGQMGFGPVAPETDEPYFHAEWEKRALGVTLTAGAMGAWNIDESRHARESLHPADYYGSSYYQIWIKALETLLERHGFVTQNDLEAGKALDLAATPKRVLKAADVPAVLAKGGPCDRPVTKPARFRTGDRVRTKNFNPISHTRLPRYARDKNGIVEAVRDGFVFPDSNAHGEGENPQWVYTIVFDGTEIWGEGADPTLSVSIDAWESYLEPA, translated from the coding sequence ATGAACGGGCCGCAGGACCTCGGTGGGCAGATGGGTTTCGGCCCGGTCGCGCCCGAAACGGACGAGCCCTACTTCCATGCCGAGTGGGAGAAGCGGGCGCTCGGCGTCACGCTGACCGCCGGTGCCATGGGTGCCTGGAACATTGATGAGAGCAGGCATGCGCGGGAATCCTTGCACCCCGCCGACTATTACGGCTCGAGCTACTATCAGATATGGATCAAGGCGCTGGAGACTCTGTTGGAGCGCCACGGTTTCGTGACGCAGAACGACCTTGAGGCCGGCAAGGCGCTGGACCTGGCAGCGACGCCCAAAAGAGTGCTGAAAGCAGCGGACGTGCCGGCGGTGCTCGCCAAAGGTGGGCCGTGCGATCGGCCGGTCACGAAGCCGGCACGCTTCCGGACGGGCGATCGCGTGCGCACGAAGAATTTCAATCCCATCAGCCATACGCGCCTCCCACGTTACGCACGGGACAAGAATGGAATCGTCGAGGCCGTGCGCGACGGCTTCGTCTTTCCCGACAGCAATGCGCATGGCGAGGGCGAAAATCCGCAATGGGTATACACGATTGTCTTCGACGGAACGGAGATCTGGGGCGAGGGCGCCGATCCGACGCTGAGTGTCTCTATCGATGCCTGGGAGAGCTATCTTGAGCCGGCATGA